The following DNA comes from Nitrospira sp. SG-bin1.
AAGGCCGTATTCGCCGCGCAATTCATGGCGGCGAAGTACTCCTGCCCATCGATAGACTTAAACGGAGCGCAGGCCAGTTGCTGATCCTTGACTGAGATCCCATAGCGCCGCATCGCTTTTTCAAATACTTTCAGGTAGTCGCTGGCCACTTGGTGACCGAACCCCCGCGATCCACAGTGCACCATCACGACAATCTGATCGTGGCCCGTAATCCCCCAAGCCGACGCCGTCTCTTTGTCAAAGATTCGCTCGTTGGACGCCACCTGGACCTCGAGGTAATGATTGCCGGATCCGAGCGTCCCCAACTGATTCATCCCGCGGTTTCTTGCCTGGTCACTGACCGTTGTAGGGTCGGCACCGGTGATGCATCCTCCTTCTTCGATAGCCTCCAGATCGCGATGCCATCCAAATCCCTGCTCGACGCACCATCGCGCCCCTTTCGTCATGACGTGGTTAAACGACGAGCGGTCCAAACGCACAAATCCGCTTGCCCCGACACCCGCCGGAACTCTCCGGAACAGTTCCGTCATCAATCGATCCAGCTGCGGCTGCACATCTTCCCGAGTCAGGTCTGTTTTAATGAGGCGCATCCCGCAATTCACGTCATATCCAACGCCTCCTGGGGAAATAATTCCGGATCGGACGTCGAACGCCGCTACACCGCCGATGGGAAAACCATAGCCCCAATGTCCATCCGGCATACACAACGCGTACCGTTTGATACCAGGGAGACAGGCGACGTTCGTCACCTGCTCGAAGACTCCAGAATCCATGGATTCAAGGATCGTCGGCGTGGCATAGATCCGTGCAGGCACCAGCATGCCGGACTTCTCGGTAGTGGGGATCTCCCACACTTCATCGGTGATCCGATTGACGCGCATCTCGGTATTCAAGTTCATACGTCCAACACCACCCTTACGGTCCATCGCCCTCTCTCTTGATTTAATCCATAGAGATGCTTGGTCACTCCCTTTACATCGTCCCTCAACGCCTGTGTCGAACCATTGACCGGTTCCCCATACAGCATCCCTGTCAGATTCCAGGTACCATCGGACCGATGAAGGAGCGTGACAGGAACGTGATTAAACACCACTCCCGCCGCATCCTTCCAGTACACCAG
Coding sequences within:
- a CDS encoding RNA-splicing ligase RtcB, with amino-acid sequence MRVNRITDEVWEIPTTEKSGMLVPARIYATPTILESMDSGVFEQVTNVACLPGIKRYALCMPDGHWGYGFPIGGVAAFDVRSGIISPGGVGYDVNCGMRLIKTDLTREDVQPQLDRLMTELFRRVPAGVGASGFVRLDRSSFNHVMTKGARWCVEQGFGWHRDLEAIEEGGCITGADPTTVSDQARNRGMNQLGTLGSGNHYLEVQVASNERIFDKETASAWGITGHDQIVVMVHCGSRGFGHQVASDYLKVFEKAMRRYGISVKDQQLACAPFKSIDGQEYFAAMNCAANTAFANRQVITHQIREAFAAVFGRSAEEMGMELVYDVAHNIAKVERYPEGDLVVHRKGSTRALGPASEQLPLRYRTTGQPIICGGSMETGSYVLAGTERAMRDTFASTMHGSGRRMSRAQAKKAIRGEQVQKHMRERGILVKAVSMSGLAEEVGFAYKNISEVVEAVDRAGITKTVAELRPIGNIKG